A stretch of Metabacillus sp. FJAT-52054 DNA encodes these proteins:
- a CDS encoding YceG family protein: MVKTIRPIKADANEKDWLSLFKTPLSHRQSFLHSEDELAFTQAAFRILGTYPDEDEYQEVLYDLAHNEELKVVRLSGTLDKSIQPDLFQAIQRVLMINTEENGLSVNRLVAFMEGESLIPKAGNTSLSVHYRNNWKILLEQFKAAHPGGFLHPDFRRIFTDLVKWGHNHLAAWNAEITEQPPKILWYGPASKSESYFLYYLILAGADVLIFHPEGEDVLGSFDEDESLTTIIRLSSTGRLLPFPEQKPVRKGTVAFRASREIEQMLHTEDSLLYKPWQFRSYIPKSITLKTTYDELFILVKEKALIRPNFEASSQTVQIPALFTKVAGVSKNRKEYWAKIQQITDHELAWTIRSFPFTKAVPGNNHFHYQAALGENGQLDPEKMMTSNWWAYKELPTGLQQGLASAISRYCAYPKLKAPQHETDYQTQLYLFNQALYLPPDILRLVQKFDYAQDIPKIVLYNTEKNGPFSRSDAALLLLMNELGMDIIVFNPAGQNDLEHFIHESSYDIHWLEEVSFEEEFKESSLIKKMFKKWF, encoded by the coding sequence ATGGTGAAAACAATTAGACCAATCAAGGCCGATGCAAATGAGAAGGATTGGCTGAGTTTGTTCAAAACCCCATTATCTCACCGCCAATCCTTCCTGCACTCTGAAGATGAGCTTGCCTTTACCCAGGCTGCATTCCGGATCCTTGGTACATATCCGGACGAGGATGAATATCAGGAGGTCTTGTATGACCTTGCTCATAATGAAGAGCTAAAGGTTGTGCGCCTTAGCGGAACGCTTGATAAATCGATTCAGCCGGATCTTTTTCAGGCGATCCAGCGGGTACTGATGATCAACACCGAGGAAAATGGCCTCTCCGTCAACAGGCTCGTTGCTTTTATGGAGGGGGAGAGCCTTATTCCTAAGGCGGGCAACACAAGCTTATCTGTTCATTACCGGAACAATTGGAAGATCCTGCTCGAACAGTTTAAAGCTGCCCATCCGGGAGGGTTTCTGCATCCGGATTTTAGAAGGATCTTCACCGATCTGGTAAAATGGGGCCACAATCATCTTGCCGCATGGAACGCTGAAATAACAGAGCAGCCGCCTAAGATTCTCTGGTACGGTCCCGCTTCAAAAAGCGAGTCATACTTCTTGTATTATTTGATTCTTGCTGGAGCAGACGTGCTGATTTTTCATCCTGAAGGAGAAGATGTCTTAGGTTCATTCGATGAGGATGAATCTCTTACAACCATTATTCGGTTAAGTTCGACCGGAAGATTGCTGCCATTTCCTGAACAGAAGCCTGTCCGTAAAGGAACAGTTGCTTTCCGGGCTTCCAGGGAAATTGAGCAGATGCTTCATACGGAAGATTCGCTGCTGTATAAACCGTGGCAGTTCCGTTCCTATATTCCTAAATCGATTACATTAAAAACCACCTATGATGAACTATTTATTCTAGTAAAAGAAAAAGCTCTCATTCGTCCGAATTTTGAAGCATCCAGCCAAACGGTGCAAATCCCGGCGCTTTTCACTAAAGTAGCCGGCGTCTCCAAAAACAGAAAGGAATATTGGGCGAAAATTCAGCAGATCACGGATCACGAGCTTGCCTGGACGATTCGTTCCTTTCCTTTTACAAAGGCGGTTCCCGGCAATAATCATTTTCATTATCAGGCAGCACTCGGAGAAAACGGGCAGCTGGATCCTGAGAAAATGATGACCAGTAACTGGTGGGCATACAAAGAGCTCCCAACCGGCCTGCAGCAGGGACTAGCTTCAGCCATCTCCCGCTATTGCGCCTACCCTAAACTAAAAGCCCCGCAGCATGAAACCGACTATCAGACACAGCTCTATTTATTTAATCAGGCACTGTACCTGCCCCCGGATATATTAAGGCTTGTCCAGAAATTCGACTACGCCCAGGATATACCGAAAATCGTGCTTTACAATACAGAAAAAAATGGACCATTCAGCCGGTCGGATGCGGCCCTCCTGCTTTTGATGAACGAACTGGGCATGGACATCATCGTATTTAATCCGGCAGGCCAGAACGATTTGGAACATTTTATCCATGAGAGCAGCTATGACATTCACTGGCTGGAGGAAGTCAGCTTTGAAGAAGAATTCAAGGAATCTTCCCTGATCAAAAAGATGTTTAAAAAATGGTTTTAG